Proteins encoded by one window of Lathyrus oleraceus cultivar Zhongwan6 chromosome 1, CAAS_Psat_ZW6_1.0, whole genome shotgun sequence:
- the LOC127095530 gene encoding uncharacterized protein LOC127095530, producing MSQHPTSSGSKSSQYAKTSSMEFVDEDVMDVTSLCMIPGDTTGTSSNAGDKQGNTSGNSSLPKDMYYTDRAIRRLVTRILSEGHKVEGVSTPLSRREPSPEGEPHADKDDDSSRSEKEVAAEGICSLGKTLPSKKQNVPQENIIDLEEESTEGEDDPLVHLVKPSVDERLRTKKGKSMAKMRAARVKKTTGIGPLKPWSKVEVGKRKERDSSDSEEDVKEDVPDISPIKRQAVQKCPGKAAAVHLDNISFHLEDGAAKWKYVIQRRVAIKRELGQEAVEVKEVIELIKNAGLMKTVVTLPQCYEGLVIEFIINIPEDIHDKNSREFCKELEKGLKVAKARKEALEALICSLEKEELEKAGKDSDGKTQSSGNSRSSEGSEDEDEEVSEAEEDYVSDEAANQKPLCYYVMNNSVVEKQQAIFEILDPAKVIPSW from the exons ATGTCTCAACATCCAACATCATCTGGCTCCAAATCCTCCCAATATGCAAAGACTTCATCTATGGAGTTTGTAGATGAAGATGTAATGGATGTCACTTCTCTGTGCATGATACCGGGCGACACCACAGGTACCTCCTCCAATgctggagataagcaaggtaatacctctGGTAACTCCTCTCTTCCTAAAGACATGTATTACACTGATCGCGCTATAAGGAGACTGGTTACTAGAATTCTGAGTGAAGGACATAAAGTTGAAGGGGTCTCTACCCCTTTGTCCAGAAGGGAACCCTCTCCTGAGGGAGAACCCcatgctgataaagatgatgattcatctagatcagaaaaagAGGTGGCTGCTGAAGGGATttgctctctaggtaaaaccctacctagcaagaaacaAAATGTGCCTCAAGAAAATATTATTGATCTAGAGGAAGAAAGCACTGAAGGAGAGGATGATCCTTTGGTTCATCTGGTTAAACCTAGCGTAGATGAGAGACTGAGAACTAAGAAAGGGAAAAGTATGGCTAAAATGAGAGCTGCTAGAGTGAAAAAGACTACAGGAATAGGACCCTTAAAACCCTGGAGCAAGGTTGAGGTtgggaaaagaaaagaaagagacAGCTCTGACTCTGAGGAGGATGTTAAAGAggatgtcccagacatctcccctaTAAAAAGGCAGGCTGTTCAGAAATGTCCTGGCAAGGCTGCTGCTGTTCatctagacaatatctcctttcatttggaagatggAGCAGCAAAGTGGAAATATGTCATTCAGAGAAGAGTAGCCATTAAAAGAGAACTTGGACAAGAAGCTGTGGAGGTAAAGGAGGTTATTGAGCTAATAAAAAATGCTGGACTCATGAAGACTGTGGTAACTCTGCCCCAATGCTATGAGGGGTTGGTTATAGAGTTTATTAttaatatccctgaggatattcaTGATAAGAACAGCAGGGAGTTTTGCAAG GAATTGGAGAAAGGTTTGaaggtggccaaggcaagaaaagaagctttggaagccCTTATCTGTAGCCTTGAAAAGGAGGAGTTAGAGAAGGCTGGAAAGGATTCAGATGGAAAAACACAATCCAGTGGCAACTCTAGAAGCTCTGAGGGttctgaagatgaagatgaag AAGTGTCTGAGGCTGAGGAGGATTATGTATCGGACGAGGCAGCTAATCAGAAGCCTCTTTGCTACTACGTCATGAACAATAGCGTCGTCGAAAAACAGCAGGCTATCTTCGAAATACTTGACCCTGCAAAAGTTATACCATCGTGGtga